From bacterium:
CACCCAGATATATTTCCCTTGCCTTTGGGTCATTAATCAGGTCTTGAGAAGTCCCGGAGAGAAGTATTTCTCCTTGATACATAATATAGGTGCGGTCGGTTATTTCCAATGTTTCCCGAACATTATGGTCAGTAATCAGCACGCCTAATCCTTTTTCTTTAAGGTGAGAGACAATGGTTTGAATATCATCGACGGCAATCGGGTCAATGCCGACAAAAGGTTCATCTAAAAGCATAAAGTCAGGACAGGTAACTAACGAGCGGGCAATCTCGCATCGTCTTCGTTCCCCTCCAGAAAGGGTTACGGCTTTTTGTTTCGCTAAATGAGCAATGCCTAATTCCTCTAATAATTCGTTTAATCTTATTTTTCTTTGTTCTGAAGTCATCTTGATGGTTTCCAGAATGGCTAATAGATTTTCCTCAACAGTTAATCCTCTAAATATAGAAGGTTCCTGGGCTAAATAGCCGATGCCTTTTCTTGCCCTCTGGTACATAGGTAAGTGGGTAATTTCTATTTCATCAAGCCAGATATTGCCAGAATCAGGCGAGATTAGTCCTGTAACCATATAAAATGTGGTTGTTTTTCCCGCACCATTTGGTCCTAATAAACCAACAACCTCACCTTGATTAACCTCAATACTGACCTTATTCACGACCCGTTTTGAGCCGTAGTTTTTGATTAAATCATTAGTTTTTAGAACAGACATATTTACTCCCTATTTCTTCATTAATATCGCTTTTACTCCACCAATTACCTCAAACCTATCCTCTTTAACATAATAGATTATTTTTTCACCAACAAGTTTATTTTCTGATTGAATTACCTGCGGCTGACCAATTAATTCTAATCTTTTTTTATCATCAGAATAGATGGCTTTTGAAGCAGTAGCAATCGTATCTTGATGAATAATCTTAACCAAATCTGTTATCACAAACTCATTTTTTTTATAAAACCCTTCCATTTTCATTGCAGTAATCGTTACATCTTCATTTTTTAATTCTAATCTAGGCTGGTTAGTAATAAGGATATATTCAATCGGCTTCTGATATTTCAGATAACCACCAGTAAGGTAAATATTTTTCTCTTTATCAACAACCTTTACCTCCCCTTCACCTATCATCTCATCTAATGTTGACAATTTACCAATTACCTTTATTTTTGTTGAAGAAATAGAGATACTTCCTTTAGTAATCAAAACATTCCCTGTCAGGATTGTGCTTTCTTCTTTACGGTTCCAGACAGCATTATCGGCAAAAATATTAATATCCTCTGCCCATGTGTTGGAAATAACAAAGATATTTATTAGAAGAAAAATCGTTCTCCTCATTTGTTTTTATAATACCATAGATAAATATTATTGTCAATGATAATTTAATGTAGTAAAGACCGTAATTTTTGAGTGAGGATACCCGGGTGTCCATTGCCTATAATTCGTCCATCTATCTGGATTACCGGCACAATTCCTGCTGATGTAAAGGTTAAAAACACCTCATCACAACAGTAAAGGTCAAATCGGGTAATTGTTTCTTCTTTTACCTCAATTTGCTCTTTTTGGGCTAATTCTATGATAAAATCTCGGGTTATACCCCTTAATAACCCTAAATAAATCGGAGGAGTGACTAATTTCCCTTTTTTACAAACAAATATATTACTTATTGTTCCTTCGGTCACATAACCATTTTTATTGAACATTATTGCCTCAAAATGGGAGGTTACCTCTATCTTAGCCATAATATTCGCCGCAAAATTAGATGATTTTACCAGCGGATTAGTTGATTCTATAAAGTGTCTTCTGGTAGGAACGGTAATGATTGAAACTCCTTGAGTATATATTTCTTCAGGATATTGTGGTAGAGGTCTAACGATTATCTGAAGGCTGGATTTAAAAACACTAATTCGAATATAACCATTAGTAAGATTATTCTTCTTAATCGTCTGATGAATCGCCAGGATTAATTTATCTTTGTCTAAAGGAATTTTTATAACTTTCGCCCCATCATATAATCTTTGTAAATGTTCTTCTAACTTAAATATCTTACCTTCTTTAAAGATTAAACTCTCAAATAAGCCATCTGGCTCAATTATATTGAACACATTTACTTCCGGGATAAATTTACCATCGACATAAACTAATAAATCAGGATATTTTATTTTCATCGTTTTCTTTGGAAATTAGCAATTGGAGATTCCAATCTCAATTCCAAAACGGCTCCACCCATTTTTAACCGCAATCTTCCTTCACACTAAAAAACTATTTCTTACCACTCACATCTAACTGTATATCTTATTGTTTCCTTATCATTTTTTCTAACCTTAATTTTAAATTCTAATGTATTGGCATCTTTAATTTTGTAATCATGGGTAGTTTTTATTACACTCCAGGTGCCGTATTGTGATTCTATGACTGAAACTTCAATATCTTCGTCTTTATGGTTTTTTACTTCTATTTCATAAGTATCCTCACGGATTTGCGGGGTTATTTTTTGACGGCTGATAATCTTTCGTTCTCCAACCACATCAAATGCCTCTCCGATGGAAATTCTAACATCTTCATCCTTTGGGGTATGGTCAATCTCATCTTCACCGATGAACTGCAAGGCACCTTCTTTATCTGCTTTATATACCCTGAATTTACCTTTAGGGAGTGGTATTCCCAATCCATAATTCTGTGAATTCACAAATTCTAAATTCACTTGAACCTTTTTCCCATATCGGGCGCCATTATAAATAAAAGTCTTCTGACAAGAAAGGTTATTACTGGATAAAAGGTTAATTTGTTTAGTTTGCTTATCTTTTAAAGTTGTCAATCTACTAAGGGTATAAATATGATACTCAAATAGAGGTTCTTCTTTAAATCCTCCGTCTTCTGCGGCTTTTGCCCCCACATACATTATTTCCCTTGTTGGTTCTTTTGGTTTTAATAAATGAATATCTCCAGCAATAAGTTTTAACCGGGCATTTCTATAAGTCGTGCCGCTTTGATTATCAATAGTTACCCAGCCCGTCAAGTCTAAACTTGCATCTTTATCATCAACGATTGCCACATAATCTGCATACCACTTCATCCCTTTGGTGAGATAAGTCAATTCACATAAATCTTTATCACCAATATCCGAAATTATTCCCCACATAAGTGTAGGTCTGGTCATTAATCCTTCAGGTAATTCAGGGAATTTTATATCATTTACATTCTCAAGATTAACCATCACCACAGGTCCTTTTGTCTTATCCCTGGTCAAAATGATGTGCTTATCATCAAAACTTAATAACGAGCCTTCGTAGAGCTGATTGTCCTTTGTAATTATTTGAATTGACTTATCTACATATTTTTCTAACAGTTTATTTGCACTGACTAAATCATATTCATAATTTTGTTCTTGAATCTTAACCTTATCTTCATATTTTGTGGCTTTAAAGTGAACTGATGTTGGGTCGATTAATGAAGCAACATCAGTAAATCTTATGATATTTTCACCCTTTTTAAACTCTATCCATCTGTTATCCTTAACTAACCCTAAATCCTGATTATAGACAGTAATTTCAACTCCTTCTTTGCTTTCAGCCCTTATTTCACCAATAAGACTCAAACTAATTAAAATCAAGAAAATACATTTTTTAAACATTATTTTTTACCTCCTTGTATTTGGTAAATGGTAACTGGTGAATGGTAATTAGTTACCAATTAACCGATTACGTAACTATTCAGCATACCAAGCAAGTAGGAAGTAGGAAGAAGGGAAAATACTTCATACTATTTTACTCTTAATTGATTTGATTAAACCTATAAGCATCCTACTCACTTCTTCAGATATATCCCAAATGGATTGAAAATCTGGCAGATAATTAATCTTTAGATAGAATTAGATAATACCTTTCTTACTTTCCTACTCTCCTACTTCCTACTTTCAGGAGGAAATAGTAGGCAAGTAGGTAGTAGGAAAGGGATAAAGGATGTGCACGGTATTCCTCTTC
This genomic window contains:
- the lptB gene encoding LPS export ABC transporter ATP-binding protein, producing the protein MSVLKTNDLIKNYGSKRVVNKVSIEVNQGEVVGLLGPNGAGKTTTFYMVTGLISPDSGNIWLDEIEITHLPMYQRARKGIGYLAQEPSIFRGLTVEENLLAILETIKMTSEQRKIRLNELLEELGIAHLAKQKAVTLSGGERRRCEIARSLVTCPDFMLLDEPFVGIDPIAVDDIQTIVSHLKEKGLGVLITDHNVRETLEITDRTYIMYQGEILLSGTSQDLINDPKAREIYLGEKFTMAG
- a CDS encoding LptA/OstA family protein, which codes for MRRTIFLLINIFVISNTWAEDINIFADNAVWNRKEESTILTGNVLITKGSISISSTKIKVIGKLSTLDEMIGEGEVKVVDKEKNIYLTGGYLKYQKPIEYILITNQPRLELKNEDVTITAMKMEGFYKKNEFVITDLVKIIHQDTIATASKAIYSDDKKRLELIGQPQVIQSENKLVGEKIIYYVKEDRFEVIGGVKAILMKK
- a CDS encoding aminotransferase class IV, which gives rise to MKIKYPDLLVYVDGKFIPEVNVFNIIEPDGLFESLIFKEGKIFKLEEHLQRLYDGAKVIKIPLDKDKLILAIHQTIKKNNLTNGYIRISVFKSSLQIIVRPLPQYPEEIYTQGVSIITVPTRRHFIESTNPLVKSSNFAANIMAKIEVTSHFEAIMFNKNGYVTEGTISNIFVCKKGKLVTPPIYLGLLRGITRDFIIELAQKEQIEVKEETITRFDLYCCDEVFLTFTSAGIVPVIQIDGRIIGNGHPGILTQKLRSLLH
- a CDS encoding DUF4139 domain-containing protein, with product MFKKCIFLILISLSLIGEIRAESKEGVEITVYNQDLGLVKDNRWIEFKKGENIIRFTDVASLIDPTSVHFKATKYEDKVKIQEQNYEYDLVSANKLLEKYVDKSIQIITKDNQLYEGSLLSFDDKHIILTRDKTKGPVVMVNLENVNDIKFPELPEGLMTRPTLMWGIISDIGDKDLCELTYLTKGMKWYADYVAIVDDKDASLDLTGWVTIDNQSGTTYRNARLKLIAGDIHLLKPKEPTREIMYVGAKAAEDGGFKEEPLFEYHIYTLSRLTTLKDKQTKQINLLSSNNLSCQKTFIYNGARYGKKVQVNLEFVNSQNYGLGIPLPKGKFRVYKADKEGALQFIGEDEIDHTPKDEDVRISIGEAFDVVGERKIISRQKITPQIREDTYEIEVKNHKDEDIEVSVIESQYGTWSVIKTTHDYKIKDANTLEFKIKVRKNDKETIRYTVRCEW